One Candidatus Cloacimonadota bacterium genomic region harbors:
- a CDS encoding sigma-70 family RNA polymerase sigma factor: protein MDRNKFEVVLRTENKKIFNYLLKILRNREDAEDLLQEVFISFYKKMDNVNEKTYIPYLFRTAYHKSLNLIKSRKKKEKFSQHYEDLENIAKYEDKIETDDKSELIRKCMRKLPEKQAFILEMQFYQKMSYKEIAELLLTTPSAIDSKLVRAKKKLKKIILQEMKENPVHNSRGEIYE, encoded by the coding sequence ATGGACAGAAATAAATTTGAAGTAGTTCTGCGTACGGAAAACAAGAAGATATTCAATTATCTTCTGAAAATACTGCGTAATCGCGAAGATGCTGAAGACCTGCTGCAGGAAGTATTTATTTCTTTCTATAAAAAAATGGATAATGTGAACGAAAAAACATACATTCCTTATCTTTTCAGGACAGCTTATCATAAATCGTTGAATCTTATCAAATCGCGCAAAAAGAAGGAAAAATTCAGTCAGCATTATGAAGACCTGGAAAATATCGCAAAATATGAAGATAAGATCGAAACCGACGATAAAAGCGAATTGATCAGAAAATGTATGAGAAAATTGCCGGAAAAGCAGGCTTTCATTCTGGAAATGCAGTTTTATCAAAAAATGAGTTATAAGGAAATTGCGGAACTGCTGTTAACGACTCCGTCTGCAATTGATTCCAAACTGGTTCGGGCAAAAAAGAAATTAAAAAAAATAATTTTGCAGGAAATGAAAGAAAATCCTGTCCATAACAGTAGAGGTGAGATTTATGAGTAG
- the rpmB gene encoding 50S ribosomal protein L28: MSKVCDVCGKKPLVGNHRSHALNATKRKFYPNLSTIKANIDGKVKRIKICASCLKANKVAKVF, from the coding sequence ATGTCAAAGGTTTGTGATGTATGCGGAAAAAAACCTCTGGTTGGCAACCATAGAAGTCACGCTTTAAATGCAACCAAGAGGAAGTTTTATCCGAATTTAAGTACAATAAAAGCTAATATCGATGGGAAAGTAAAGAGGATAAAAATCTGTGCTTCCTGTCTTAAAGCTAATAAAGTTGCTAAAGTTTTTTAA
- a CDS encoding adenosine monophosphate-protein transferase — protein sequence MELLIEKIDFPEDCNLIFGMSHFIKTVEDLYEAMVNSCPGIKFGLAFNEASGPCLVRKEGNDNELIEIAVKNQKRLGAGHTFLIVMRNAFPVNVLPAVKTCREVVGIFCATANPVQVILVQNEQGKGVLGVIDGSSPKGIELDTDITTRKKFLIDIGYKR from the coding sequence ATGGAGCTATTAATTGAAAAAATCGACTTCCCGGAAGATTGTAATCTCATTTTTGGAATGTCCCATTTTATCAAAACCGTGGAAGACCTCTATGAAGCAATGGTAAATAGCTGCCCGGGAATCAAGTTTGGTTTAGCTTTTAATGAAGCATCAGGTCCGTGTCTGGTCAGGAAAGAAGGAAATGATAACGAATTGATCGAAATAGCCGTTAAGAACCAGAAAAGGTTGGGAGCAGGACACACATTTCTGATCGTGATGAGAAATGCTTTTCCCGTTAATGTCTTGCCTGCCGTTAAAACCTGTAGAGAAGTTGTCGGCATCTTTTGTGCGACTGCCAATCCGGTGCAGGTAATTCTCGTTCAAAATGAACAGGGAAAGGGTGTTCTTGGTGTGATAGACGGTTCTTCACCAAAAGGGATAGAACTCGATACTGATATTACTACTCGCAAAAAATTCCTGATCGATATCGGATATAAAAGGTGA
- the thpR gene encoding RNA 2',3'-cyclic phosphodiesterase, giving the protein MKRTFLALELPSQLKIQFSNIIRELQSSFPKSVKWVDAENLHITLQFIGDTQENDISDLSEYFKEIFAEVPVLKFSNPEIQIIPGRNPRLIWIEMTTENKDIFKAAKKIKNKLHQMDYIPDKKSLRFHATLGRIKKRLPDFFISQILSKKISVLDFEVSEAAFYESILRPEGPVYYEIEKYGLGKNV; this is encoded by the coding sequence GTGAAGCGAACTTTCCTCGCTTTGGAACTTCCTTCACAACTCAAAATTCAATTCTCCAATATTATCAGAGAATTGCAATCATCTTTTCCTAAAAGTGTAAAATGGGTTGATGCAGAAAATCTGCATATTACCTTACAATTCATCGGTGATACACAAGAAAACGATATTTCCGATCTTTCAGAATATTTTAAGGAAATTTTTGCTGAAGTTCCGGTTTTGAAATTTTCAAATCCTGAAATCCAAATAATTCCCGGCAGAAATCCGCGACTTATCTGGATCGAGATGACAACTGAAAACAAAGATATTTTCAAAGCAGCAAAAAAAATCAAGAATAAATTACATCAAATGGATTACATTCCCGATAAAAAATCATTAAGATTTCACGCTACTTTGGGAAGAATAAAAAAAAGATTGCCTGATTTTTTTATCTCACAAATTTTATCCAAGAAAATTTCAGTATTGGATTTTGAAGTTTCGGAAGCAGCTTTTTATGAAAGTATTTTGCGACCGGAAGGTCCGGTTTATTATGAAATTGAGAAATATGGACTAGGAAAAAATGTATAA